The following proteins are encoded in a genomic region of Methylococcales bacterium:
- a CDS encoding arsenate reductase ArsC, translated as MLTIFVICTGNSCRSVLGEALFNHLGQGRIHAFSAGSHPIGRINTGALATLKRHGLPTEGYQSQSWDAFEHQAMDIVITVCDNAAGETCPTYLKKAANVHWGLVDPGHVDGTDDEKIAAFETTFALLTQRINKMLALPLETMSPEALSTALNALAV; from the coding sequence ATGCTAACTATTTTTGTTATTTGTACCGGAAATTCATGCCGTAGTGTTTTAGGTGAAGCGTTATTTAATCACTTAGGTCAAGGGCGTATTCATGCTTTTTCAGCGGGTAGTCACCCGATAGGCCGAATCAATACGGGGGCATTAGCCACCTTAAAACGTCACGGGCTACCTACTGAGGGCTATCAAAGCCAATCGTGGGATGCCTTTGAACACCAAGCAATGGACATCGTTATTACCGTGTGTGATAACGCCGCAGGTGAAACCTGTCCAACGTACCTAAAGAAAGCGGCTAATGTCCATTGGGGGCTGGTTGATCCAGGTCATGTTGACGGTACTGATGATGAAAAAATCGCCGCATTTGAAACAACATTTGCCCTATTAACGCAACGTATTAATAAAATGCTCGCATTACCTTTGGAAACAATGTCCCCTGAAGCCTTAAGTACAGCACTCAATGCGTTAGCGGTATGA
- a CDS encoding porin: MKTHSITPLFMAAILLSANATVIHAKGAVESLTDTDINNLSFLKKLGVKVGGWIDAGMTYSSHSNSSGENGAIPFGTDRVNEFQLNQTYLFLEKSVVSSGSNWDFGGRVDFLFGTDARSTQASGFDNQILGSTNNKSFNEYDIAFPQAYLEIYAPIGNGLTAKVGHFYTIIGYEVVTSPDNFFYSHAFTMNYGEPFTHTGALLSYQIDDNWSVTGGAVTGWDNFDTNGGDWSFLGGANWHSDDEKTAVAVSLITGENGNDSVDQNTTMYSIVLSHDFNDKTHYVFQHDFGIQEKGNGVKDDADWYGINQYLTYDINDKLAVGLRAEWFSDRGGRINSFGANYYAVSAGVNYSPMSWIKFRPEVRYDWADTNGAGTAFGGNSNDQIQVAMDMIITF, translated from the coding sequence ATGAAAACACATAGCATTACGCCGCTTTTTATGGCAGCTATTCTTTTATCTGCGAACGCAACTGTTATTCATGCAAAGGGTGCTGTGGAGTCTTTAACAGATACAGATATTAATAACCTTTCTTTTTTGAAAAAATTAGGCGTTAAAGTGGGAGGGTGGATTGATGCTGGGATGACTTATAGTTCACACAGCAATTCAAGTGGTGAGAATGGGGCTATTCCATTTGGAACCGATAGAGTTAATGAGTTTCAATTAAACCAAACCTATTTATTTTTAGAAAAATCCGTTGTAAGTAGTGGCTCAAATTGGGATTTTGGTGGACGTGTTGACTTTTTATTTGGTACGGATGCAAGATCAACTCAGGCATCTGGTTTTGACAATCAAATATTGGGTTCGACAAATAACAAGTCTTTTAATGAATATGATATTGCATTTCCACAAGCCTATTTAGAGATTTACGCACCTATTGGCAATGGGCTAACTGCTAAGGTAGGACACTTTTACACCATTATTGGCTATGAGGTGGTGACTTCGCCCGATAATTTTTTCTATTCGCACGCCTTTACTATGAATTATGGCGAACCTTTCACCCATACAGGTGCTTTGCTGAGTTATCAGATTGATGATAATTGGTCGGTCACGGGTGGAGCGGTAACAGGTTGGGATAATTTTGATACCAATGGCGGTGATTGGAGCTTTTTAGGCGGTGCAAACTGGCATAGTGACGATGAAAAAACAGCGGTAGCCGTGTCATTAATTACGGGTGAAAATGGCAATGATTCCGTGGATCAAAACACAACTATGTACAGTATTGTCTTGTCTCATGATTTTAATGACAAAACACATTATGTATTTCAACACGATTTCGGCATTCAAGAAAAGGGTAATGGCGTTAAAGATGATGCGGATTGGTATGGCATCAATCAGTATTTAACGTATGATATTAATGATAAATTAGCGGTAGGCTTAAGAGCTGAGTGGTTTAGTGATAGAGGGGGACGTATTAACAGTTTTGGTGCCAATTACTATGCTGTTTCGGCAGGGGTCAATTACAGCCCTATGTCATGGATAAAATTTCGTCCAGAAGTTCGTTATGACTGGGCAGATACTAATGGTGCAGGGACTGCATTTGGTGGCAATAGCAATGATCAAATTCAAGTCGCTATGGATATGATTATTACTTTCTAA
- a CDS encoding metalloregulator ArsR/SmtB family transcription factor, translating into MSTLTLPQFFKCLSDETRLRCVTLLQKKGKLCVCELTTALNVSQPKISRHLASLRQYGLLHDSRDSQWVYYQINPLLPNWTSSLLNDTLIAAELTALFKDDLQRLEKMTNRPSISFCC; encoded by the coding sequence ATGAGTACATTAACCCTTCCCCAATTTTTTAAATGTCTTTCTGATGAGACTCGCTTACGTTGCGTCACTTTATTGCAAAAAAAAGGAAAGTTGTGTGTGTGTGAATTAACCACAGCACTCAACGTATCCCAACCTAAAATATCACGTCATCTAGCCTCTTTGCGTCAATATGGTTTATTGCACGATAGTCGTGATAGCCAATGGGTTTATTATCAAATTAACCCCTTACTTCCTAACTGGACATCCTCGCTTTTAAACGATACATTGATTGCGGCTGAATTAACGGCGTTATTTAAAGACGATTTACAACGCTTAGAAAAAATGACCAATAGACCCAGCATTAGTTTTTGTTGCTAA
- a CDS encoding ammonium transporter: MEHVIELSYALDTFYLLISGAFVMWMAAGFAMLEAGLVRAKNTTEILTKNIALFSIACVMYLLVGYNIMYPAEAVNSIWPGISFLLETDNEVADVIRVNGDKDPDNNRVYSKMADFFFQVVFVATAMSIVSGAVAERMKLWAFLAFSVIMTGFIYPLQGYWKWGGGFLDGLGFYDFAGSGIVHLCGATAAVAGIILLGARKGKYDNDGNITPIPGCNMPLATLGTFILWMGWFGFNGGSQLIISTVNDANAVARIFVNTNASAAGGVVAALIVAHILFGKADLSMILNGALAGLVAITADPASPSPLLATLIGMVAGSLVVFSIIGMDKLKLDDPVGAVSVHGVVGIWGLIAVCFSNPDATFIAQLIGIVSIVSFVFIASFTTWYAFKIIIGIRVSEEEEYHGVDYSECGMEAYPEFTDNSKG; this comes from the coding sequence ATGGAACACGTAATTGAACTAAGCTATGCACTGGATACATTTTATCTGCTCATCAGTGGTGCATTTGTGATGTGGATGGCAGCAGGTTTTGCAATGTTAGAGGCGGGGTTGGTTCGTGCTAAAAATACCACTGAAATTTTAACTAAAAATATCGCTTTATTTTCTATTGCCTGCGTGATGTATCTCTTGGTCGGTTATAACATTATGTACCCCGCAGAAGCCGTTAATAGTATTTGGCCGGGTATTAGCTTTTTACTTGAAACTGACAATGAAGTCGCGGATGTTATCCGAGTTAATGGCGATAAAGATCCTGATAATAACCGTGTCTATTCTAAAATGGCCGATTTTTTCTTTCAGGTTGTCTTTGTTGCGACCGCGATGTCTATCGTTTCAGGAGCTGTTGCTGAACGGATGAAACTTTGGGCCTTTTTAGCCTTTTCCGTGATTATGACAGGCTTTATTTACCCATTGCAAGGTTACTGGAAATGGGGCGGTGGTTTTCTTGACGGCTTAGGTTTTTATGATTTTGCAGGTTCAGGTATTGTTCATTTATGTGGTGCTACAGCAGCCGTAGCGGGTATTATTTTGCTAGGCGCACGTAAAGGAAAATACGATAACGACGGTAATATTACCCCTATTCCTGGTTGTAATATGCCATTAGCTACCCTAGGAACCTTTATTTTATGGATGGGCTGGTTTGGTTTTAACGGGGGATCTCAATTAATCATTTCCACCGTCAATGATGCCAATGCCGTTGCAAGAATCTTTGTTAATACCAATGCTTCTGCTGCGGGCGGGGTTGTTGCCGCCTTAATTGTGGCACATATTTTATTTGGTAAAGCCGATTTATCAATGATCTTAAATGGCGCATTAGCGGGATTAGTTGCTATTACCGCAGATCCTGCAAGTCCAAGTCCGTTACTTGCAACCCTTATTGGCATGGTTGCAGGATCCCTTGTTGTTTTTTCAATTATAGGTATGGATAAATTAAAACTGGATGATCCTGTAGGTGCAGTTTCAGTTCATGGCGTTGTCGGTATCTGGGGACTGATTGCCGTTTGCTTTTCAAATCCAGACGCTACGTTTATAGCCCAGTTGATCGGTATCGTAAGCATTGTAAGCTTTGTCTTTATTGCAAGCTTTACGACCTGGTATGCCTTTAAAATAATCATCGGTATTCGTGTCAGTGAAGAAGAAGAATATCATGGTGTTGATTATTCTGAATGTGGTATGGAAGCTTATCCTGAATTTACGGATAACAGTAAAGGCTAA
- a CDS encoding DUF350 domain-containing protein, with protein MENLTQMIMLSDASLAYYAIDFVILMAFMATLRLLAATIAGVSLQDLLAQQDNFAAGISLAGAIIAVAILMMGVVAGDAGDTYVAEITLMGSYGIAAMIFLGVTRKIFDKVGLRQLSIHDEIMNANVAAGVVDAFNMIATAIIIRAAMSWVDGSTFLGLGIVVGIFVLSQIILLLATLYRNVVFKRRHKETGKTLQGEIKEGNIALAIRFSGYRLGVALAITATSGLVVYDPNALGYSVLAWVLMAIFIFISQTGLSILLRYILLPKVNIAEEVGVQRNVAIGSIEAAIYIGIGFTFVGLFT; from the coding sequence ATGGAAAATTTAACACAAATGATTATGCTCAGTGACGCATCACTGGCCTATTATGCCATTGATTTTGTTATTCTAATGGCGTTTATGGCGACGTTACGTTTATTAGCCGCGACTATTGCAGGCGTTTCGTTACAAGACTTATTAGCGCAACAGGATAACTTTGCCGCAGGGATTAGTTTAGCAGGGGCAATTATCGCGGTGGCTATTTTAATGATGGGCGTAGTGGCGGGTGATGCGGGGGATACTTATGTCGCTGAAATTACCTTAATGGGAAGTTATGGCATTGCAGCGATGATATTTTTGGGGGTAACCCGAAAAATTTTTGATAAAGTGGGTTTACGTCAACTGTCTATTCATGATGAAATTATGAATGCTAATGTTGCGGCAGGGGTTGTTGATGCGTTTAATATGATTGCAACGGCGATTATTATTCGGGCGGCGATGTCATGGGTTGATGGGTCCACTTTTTTAGGGCTTGGAATTGTAGTGGGGATATTTGTACTCTCGCAAATTATTCTTTTATTGGCAACGTTATATCGTAATGTGGTTTTTAAACGTCGTCATAAAGAGACGGGTAAGACCTTACAAGGCGAGATAAAAGAGGGAAATATTGCCTTAGCTATTCGATTTTCAGGTTATCGTTTAGGCGTTGCGCTAGCGATTACAGCGACTTCTGGGTTAGTTGTGTATGATCCTAATGCGTTAGGCTACTCAGTATTAGCATGGGTTTTGATGGCGATTTTTATTTTTATTTCTCAAACAGGGTTATCTATTCTTTTGCGTTATATTTTATTACCTAAAGTTAATATTGCAGAGGAAGTGGGCGTTCAACGTAATGTGGCGATAGGGTCGATTGAAGCGGCTATTTATATCGGGATTGGCTTTACTTTTGTCGGGTTGTTTACCTAA
- a CDS encoding P-II family nitrogen regulator translates to MKLITAIIKPFKMDDVREALSEIGVAGITATEVKGFGRQKGHTELYRGAEYVVDFLPKVKLEIAVADEIVDQAVETIINAANTGKIGDGKIFVSPLEQVIRIRTGETGEEAI, encoded by the coding sequence ATGAAATTAATTACCGCTATTATTAAACCTTTCAAAATGGATGATGTAAGAGAAGCCCTTTCAGAAATTGGGGTCGCAGGGATCACCGCAACCGAAGTTAAAGGGTTTGGTCGCCAAAAAGGGCATACCGAACTTTATCGAGGGGCCGAATATGTCGTTGATTTTTTACCTAAAGTGAAATTAGAAATTGCCGTTGCCGATGAAATTGTCGATCAAGCGGTTGAAACCATTATCAATGCCGCTAATACGGGAAAAATTGGAGATGGCAAAATTTTTGTATCCCCATTAGAACAAGTCATCCGAATTAGAACAGGAGAAACAGGTGAAGAAGCTATTTAA
- the glnK gene encoding P-II family nitrogen regulator, with protein sequence MKLITAIIKPFKLDDVREALSEIGVSGITVTEVKGFGRQKGHTELYRGAEYVVDFLPKAKVEAAVTQEQVELAVDTIIKAANTGKIGDGKIFVTHLEQVIRIRTGETDDEAL encoded by the coding sequence ATGAAATTAATCACCGCGATTATTAAACCTTTTAAACTTGATGATGTTCGTGAAGCACTCTCAGAAATTGGGGTATCAGGTATTACAGTCACAGAAGTAAAGGGGTTTGGTCGGCAAAAAGGACACACTGAACTTTATCGAGGGGCAGAATATGTCGTTGATTTTTTGCCGAAAGCTAAAGTTGAAGCGGCGGTAACTCAAGAGCAAGTAGAGCTGGCCGTTGATACGATTATTAAGGCAGCCAATACAGGAAAAATTGGCGACGGTAAAATTTTTGTTACTCATTTAGAGCAGGTCATCCGTATTCGTACGGGTGAAACAGACGATGAAGCACTCTAA
- a CDS encoding ammonium transporter, whose amino-acid sequence MNNKNIILSLLFIPEIATASELNAANTAWVLTSTALVLFMTLPGLSLFYAGLVRSKNVLSVLMQCFAITCLVSILWLAGVYSFIFADGGDLQSLIGGGSKLFMSGVGINNLTGDIPEVVFFMFQMTFAIITPTLIIGGFAERMKFSAMLWFSTLWLILVYMPICHWIWGGGWLAKLGVKDFAGGIVIHVNAGVAALVTALVLGNRRGFPTTAMQPHNMPMVVTGAGMLWVGWFGFNGGSSLTADGAAGMAILVTHIAAAAGALTWMTIEWLRFGKPSVLGIVTGMVAGLGTVTPASGYIGPAGALAIGVIAGIACFYATQYIKRTLKIDDSLDVFPVHGVGGIIGSILTGVFAAKSLGGLGLNGVSMSYQVGVQLLAVVVTLIWSALFSYGILKLIDKVIGIRVTADEEVEGLDLVLHEETGYHNL is encoded by the coding sequence ATGAATAATAAAAATATAATCCTAAGTTTGCTTTTCATACCCGAAATAGCGACGGCTAGTGAATTAAATGCCGCAAATACCGCCTGGGTACTCACATCAACTGCATTAGTATTATTTATGACTCTACCAGGGTTATCCTTATTTTATGCAGGACTTGTAAGAAGTAAAAACGTTCTTTCAGTCTTAATGCAATGTTTTGCTATTACCTGCTTAGTCTCCATTTTATGGTTAGCGGGCGTTTATAGCTTTATTTTTGCAGATGGGGGGGATTTACAATCCCTTATTGGTGGCGGGTCAAAACTATTTATGTCAGGCGTGGGAATAAATAACTTAACAGGGGATATTCCTGAAGTTGTTTTTTTCATGTTTCAAATGACCTTTGCGATTATCACGCCCACCCTTATTATTGGTGGCTTTGCTGAACGAATGAAATTTTCAGCAATGTTGTGGTTTAGTACGTTATGGCTAATTTTAGTTTATATGCCTATCTGCCATTGGATTTGGGGCGGCGGCTGGCTGGCTAAGCTGGGTGTCAAAGATTTTGCAGGTGGGATTGTTATTCATGTTAATGCAGGGGTCGCGGCCTTAGTCACCGCCCTTGTTTTAGGTAATCGTAGAGGGTTCCCAACAACCGCTATGCAGCCGCATAATATGCCAATGGTGGTTACAGGAGCGGGTATGCTCTGGGTTGGTTGGTTTGGTTTTAATGGTGGCAGTTCTTTGACTGCTGACGGGGCTGCGGGGATGGCTATTTTAGTCACTCACATTGCAGCCGCCGCGGGGGCATTAACATGGATGACTATTGAGTGGTTACGTTTTGGTAAGCCAAGCGTTTTAGGCATTGTAACAGGCATGGTTGCAGGATTAGGCACCGTTACCCCTGCATCAGGTTATATCGGCCCTGCGGGGGCATTAGCTATTGGTGTTATTGCAGGAATCGCCTGTTTTTATGCCACTCAATATATTAAACGAACCTTAAAAATAGATGACTCCTTAGATGTCTTTCCTGTGCATGGCGTAGGGGGCATCATTGGTTCAATTTTAACGGGCGTATTTGCCGCTAAAAGTTTAGGTGGTTTAGGGCTTAATGGCGTTTCAATGTCATATCAAGTGGGTGTCCAACTCTTAGCGGTTGTTGTCACTCTTATTTGGAGTGCTTTATTTAGTTATGGCATTTTAAAGCTCATTGATAAAGTTATTGGTATTCGAGTGACCGCTGACGAAGAAGTTGAAGGCCTCGACCTCGTTTTACATGAAGAAACAGGTTACCATAACTTATAA
- a CDS encoding tetratricopeptide repeat protein: protein MKRKFPFIIILMALSISPAYADEKIDRHQYACDNGNAKECNTLGMIYYSQGLYPKAEALFKRSLKVFKVILGEQHPFVATSLNNLAELYKTQGKYKKAEPLYQQALKIDEKALGKKHPAVAIDLNNLAGLYKSQGKYKKAKPMFQRALKIREVALGGQHPDVAQSLNNLALLYEFLGHYKKAKPMFQRALKITEKSLGKNHPSTKTVKKNYKTLLKQMKK from the coding sequence ATGAAAAGAAAATTCCCCTTTATTATTATTTTAATGGCATTGTCTATTTCCCCCGCTTACGCTGACGAAAAAATAGACCGCCATCAATACGCCTGTGATAACGGTAATGCAAAGGAGTGTAATACACTGGGAATGATTTATTATTCTCAAGGTTTATATCCAAAAGCGGAGGCTTTATTTAAACGGTCATTAAAGGTTTTTAAAGTGATTTTAGGGGAGCAACATCCTTTTGTTGCGACTAGCTTGAATAATTTGGCTGAGTTGTATAAAACGCAAGGCAAGTATAAAAAAGCCGAGCCATTGTACCAACAGGCGTTAAAAATTGATGAAAAGGCTTTAGGGAAAAAACATCCAGCGGTTGCCATTGACTTAAATAATTTGGCGGGGTTGTATAAATCTCAAGGTAAGTATAAAAAAGCCAAGCCTATGTTTCAACGGGCGTTGAAGATTAGAGAGGTGGCTTTAGGGGGACAGCATCCTGATGTTGCTCAAAGCTTGAATAATTTAGCGTTGTTATATGAGTTTCTAGGCCATTATAAAAAAGCCAAGCCCATGTTTCAACGGGCGTTGAAAATTACAGAAAAATCGTTAGGAAAAAATCATCCTAGCACTAAAACTGTGAAAAAAAATTACAAGACGTTGTTAAAACAAATGAAAAAATAA
- the arsB gene encoding ACR3 family arsenite efflux transporter, which translates to MNKDQPVMGFFERYLTLWVGLCVFIGIFLGAYLPEFAKTLDGMSITVNHAPVISIPIALCLFLMMYPIMVKIDFTEVVKAGKSLKPVSLTLMVNWAIKPFSMYVIAYFFLGILFKSFIGEDALDFVKIPLGLNLAIGDHYGSGTVVLHEGVQMLSIPLWRSYLAGCILLGVAPCTAMVLVWGELAKGSAGHTLVMVAINSLMMLVLYGVIGGFLLGIGALPMPWQALLLSTSIYVALPLLAGYFSRKWLIYYWGLTWFKQKFLPILSPITIIALLLTLILLFSFKGDIIVNNPLTILWIAIPLTLQTLLIFMLTYLAAKLWGLSYEDAAPSALIAASNHFEVAIATAVMLFGLSSGAALATVVGVLIEVPLMLALVKFCKQTKGWFIPVNR; encoded by the coding sequence ATGAATAAAGATCAACCCGTCATGGGATTTTTTGAGCGTTACCTAACCCTTTGGGTGGGCTTATGTGTTTTTATAGGCATTTTTTTAGGGGCTTATTTACCTGAATTTGCAAAAACATTAGATGGGATGAGTATCACCGTTAATCACGCGCCTGTGATCTCGATTCCGATTGCCCTCTGTTTATTTTTAATGATGTACCCGATCATGGTAAAAATTGATTTTACCGAAGTGGTCAAGGCAGGTAAAAGTCTTAAACCTGTTTCACTAACACTGATGGTTAATTGGGCGATTAAACCATTTAGCATGTATGTTATTGCTTATTTTTTTCTAGGTATTTTATTTAAGTCATTTATTGGTGAAGACGCACTTGATTTTGTTAAAATTCCATTGGGCTTAAATTTAGCAATCGGGGATCATTACGGCTCAGGAACCGTTGTTCTTCATGAAGGCGTGCAAATGTTGAGCATCCCTTTATGGCGAAGTTATCTTGCTGGCTGTATTTTATTAGGGGTCGCGCCCTGTACGGCGATGGTTTTAGTTTGGGGCGAATTAGCTAAAGGAAGTGCGGGCCATACTTTAGTGATGGTGGCGATTAATTCGTTAATGATGCTTGTTCTTTATGGGGTTATCGGAGGGTTTTTATTAGGTATTGGCGCGTTACCGATGCCGTGGCAAGCCTTATTACTGTCTACCAGTATTTATGTCGCGCTGCCTTTATTAGCAGGCTACTTTTCTCGAAAATGGTTGATTTATTACTGGGGGCTAACATGGTTTAAACAAAAATTCCTACCTATTTTAAGCCCGATTACTATCATTGCTTTACTATTAACCTTAATTTTATTATTTTCATTTAAAGGCGATATTATTGTTAATAATCCCTTAACTATTTTATGGATAGCAATTCCGTTAACGTTACAAACCTTATTAATTTTCATGCTAACTTATTTAGCGGCAAAATTATGGGGGCTTTCCTATGAAGATGCGGCTCCTTCAGCATTGATTGCAGCCTCCAATCATTTTGAAGTCGCTATTGCAACCGCCGTTATGTTATTTGGACTTTCATCGGGAGCCGCTCTTGCAACAGTTGTGGGGGTATTAATTGAAGTCCCGTTAATGCTTGCCCTCGTTAAATTTTGTAAACAAACAAAAGGTTGGTTTATCCCTGTGAATCGTTAA
- the glnA gene encoding glutamate--ammonia ligase, whose product MSVENVLKMIEENDVKYVDFRFCDTRGKEQHVTFPAHSIDEDTFEDGNMFDGSSVAGWKGINESDMILMPDPSTAVLDPFFDETTLILRCDIIEPTDMQGYERDPRSIARRAEAYMKSTGIADTAFFGPENEFFIFDDVRWGETMGNSFYKVDSEEAGWNSEKTYVDGNIGHRPGVKGGYFPVPPVDSLQDMRSAMCSVLEEMGMITEVHHHEVATAGQCEIGVRFNTLVKKADEVLELKYVVAQIAHAYGKTATFMPKPLVGDNGSGMHVHQSLSKEGENLFSGDLYGGLSEMALFYIGGIIKHAKALNAFANASTNSYKRLVPGFEAPVMLAYSARNRSASIRIPFVNNPKGRRIELRFGDSTANPYLCFASMLMAGLDGIQNKIHPGEAMDKDLYDLPPEEEKQIPQVAFSFDEALKALDEDREFLTRGGVFTNDVIDSYIDLKTEEVTRLRMSTHPVEFDMYYSL is encoded by the coding sequence ATGTCAGTAGAAAATGTTTTAAAAATGATTGAAGAAAATGATGTCAAGTATGTTGACTTTCGTTTTTGTGATACCCGTGGTAAAGAACAGCATGTAACCTTCCCAGCGCATAGCATTGATGAAGATACCTTTGAAGATGGAAATATGTTTGATGGTTCATCCGTTGCTGGTTGGAAAGGTATTAACGAATCCGACATGATTTTAATGCCAGATCCAAGTACGGCTGTACTTGATCCTTTCTTTGATGAAACAACGTTAATTTTACGTTGTGACATTATAGAGCCTACTGATATGCAAGGGTATGAGCGTGACCCACGTTCAATTGCGCGTCGGGCAGAAGCGTATATGAAATCAACAGGGATTGCTGATACAGCTTTTTTTGGCCCTGAAAATGAATTCTTTATCTTCGACGATGTACGTTGGGGTGAAACAATGGGTAATTCTTTCTACAAAGTCGATTCAGAAGAAGCGGGCTGGAACTCTGAAAAAACCTATGTAGATGGTAATATTGGTCACCGTCCAGGTGTTAAAGGGGGGTATTTTCCTGTCCCTCCTGTTGATTCGCTACAAGACATGCGATCTGCCATGTGTTCTGTTTTAGAAGAAATGGGGATGATTACAGAAGTTCATCATCATGAGGTTGCAACCGCAGGTCAATGTGAAATTGGGGTTAGATTTAATACCTTAGTAAAAAAAGCGGATGAAGTTTTAGAATTAAAATATGTGGTCGCTCAAATTGCTCATGCGTATGGCAAAACAGCCACCTTTATGCCTAAGCCATTAGTGGGTGATAATGGAAGTGGAATGCATGTTCACCAATCCTTGTCAAAAGAGGGTGAAAATTTATTTTCAGGTGATTTATACGGCGGTTTATCTGAAATGGCTTTATTTTACATTGGCGGAATTATTAAACATGCGAAAGCATTGAATGCCTTTGCAAATGCATCAACTAACAGTTACAAACGCTTAGTTCCAGGTTTTGAAGCGCCTGTTATGTTAGCGTATTCAGCACGTAACCGTTCAGCGTCTATTCGTATTCCTTTTGTAAATAACCCGAAAGGTCGTCGTATTGAATTGCGCTTTGGTGATTCAACAGCAAACCCTTATTTATGTTTCGCTTCCATGTTAATGGCCGGTCTTGATGGAATCCAAAATAAAATTCATCCTGGTGAGGCAATGGATAAAGATTTGTATGACTTACCGCCTGAAGAAGAAAAGCAAATCCCACAAGTTGCTTTTTCATTTGATGAAGCCTTAAAAGCATTGGATGAAGATCGTGAATTTTTAACACGAGGTGGTGTCTTTACCAATGATGTCATTGATAGTTATATTGATTTAAAAACAGAAGAAGTGACTCGTTTAAGAATGAGTACTCATCCTGTTGAATTTGACATGTACTATAGCTTGTAA
- a CDS encoding ArsI/CadI family heavy metal resistance metalloenzyme has protein sequence MKRLHIHLAVENLKQSIDFYTTLFASSPTVQHDDYAKWMLDDPRVNFAISNRSKKIGLDHLGIQAEDDSELLSIKQNLEATQVPIKTQEQTSCCYSRSNKHWVTDPQGIAWESFHSLNKIPTFNEDDSLETKKTDDKKSSSCCR, from the coding sequence ATGAAAAGATTACATATCCACCTTGCTGTAGAAAATCTTAAGCAAAGTATTGATTTTTACACCACATTATTTGCATCATCACCCACCGTACAGCATGATGATTATGCAAAGTGGATGCTAGATGATCCACGGGTTAATTTTGCTATTTCTAATCGCAGTAAAAAAATAGGGTTAGATCATTTAGGGATTCAAGCTGAAGATGATAGCGAATTACTGTCGATAAAACAGAATTTAGAGGCCACTCAAGTTCCTATTAAAACTCAAGAACAAACCTCGTGTTGCTATAGTCGTTCTAATAAACATTGGGTGACTGATCCACAAGGTATTGCTTGGGAATCGTTTCATTCTTTAAATAAGATTCCTACGTTTAATGAAGACGATTCATTAGAAACTAAAAAAACTGATGATAAAAAATCATCATCATGTTGTCGCTAA